In Ailuropoda melanoleuca isolate Jingjing unplaced genomic scaffold, ASM200744v2 unplaced-scaffold20812, whole genome shotgun sequence, a single window of DNA contains:
- the LOC117797972 gene encoding olfactory receptor 6C74-like codes for MPMEMGNGTTVQEFILEGFPASQHLGKVLFLVHLLAYLASTAGNTVIVTITCADSRLHTPMYFFLSIFSFLECCFINAVIPKLLIIFVLGRQTISFPACFIQAFVTVFLGAAGFFLIAVMSLDRYVAICMPLHYPTIMNLKTCFLLITACFALAFPLIIGPVVKVSQLSFCGPHVIPHFFCDLAPLIHLSCSDTSSTERLAFVLASVILLTSLIITIIAYSNIVVTIVQLPSAKEKKKAFSTCSSHLIVLSLMYGSSVFIYVKPKQTNRLDSSREAALVTTVVTPLLNPVIYTLRNKQVHQALRETMCRMKIPR; via the coding sequence ATGCCCATGGAAATGGGGAATGGGACAACTGTCCAAGAATTCATCTTGGAGGGGTTTCCTGCCAGCCAGCATCTGGGAAAAGTCCTCTTCCTGGTGCACCTGCTGGCATACCTCGCATCCACTGCAGGCAATACTGTCATAGTCACCATCACCTGTGCTGACTCCCGGCTCCATACACCTATGTACTTTTTCCTCAGTATCTTTTCCTTCTTGGAGTGTTGTTTCATAAATGCTGTTATTCCTAAGTTGCTGATCATCTTTGTCTTAGGCAGGCAAACCATTTCCTTTCCTGCCTGTTTCATACAAGCATTTGTCACTGTATTTCTGGGAGCAGCAGGTTTCTTCCTCATAGCAGTGATGTCTCTGGATCGGTATGTGGCCATTTGCATGCCTCTGCATTACCCGACCATCATGAATCTGAAGACTTGCTTCCTCCTGATCACTGCCTGCTTCGCTTTAGCCTTCCCTCTCATCATTGGTCCGGTAGTAAAGGTTTCCCAGTTATCCTTCTGTGGCCCCCATGtcatcccccactttttctgtgaccTTGCCCCCCTGATTCATCTCTCCTGCTCTGACACCAGCTCTACTGAAAGGTTGGCCTTTGTCCTCGCTTCGGTTATCCTTTTGACATCCCTTATCATAACCATCATTGCATACAGCAACATAGTAGTCACAATTGTGCAACTCCCATCagccaaggagaaaaagaaagctttctccacctgctcctctcaCCTCATAGTTCTCTCTCTGATGTATGGCAGTAGCGTCTTTATATATGTGAAACCAAAGCAGACGAACAGGCTGGACTCCAGTAGGGAGGCTGCCCTTGTGACAACGGTAGTGACCCCACTGCTCAACCCTGTCATCTACACTCTGCGGAACAAGCAGGTCCACCAGGCTCTGAGGGAGACAATGTGCAGAATGAAAAtaccaagataa